A genomic window from Streptomyces broussonetiae includes:
- a CDS encoding DUF6247 family protein, with product MSAQPDHAPVTPYAPAPGAPAELLAQLRADRRADTWVPAFEREWVAALDESRRTFSLGGLYEVVQDWQGRLASAPAVDAFVASGYDDSEFIDMAQLRGRRR from the coding sequence ATGAGCGCGCAGCCCGACCACGCCCCCGTCACGCCGTACGCCCCCGCGCCCGGGGCGCCGGCCGAACTCCTCGCCCAGCTGCGCGCCGACCGGCGCGCCGACACCTGGGTGCCGGCCTTCGAGCGGGAGTGGGTGGCCGCGCTCGACGAATCACGGCGCACGTTCTCCCTCGGCGGGCTGTACGAGGTCGTCCAGGACTGGCAGGGCCGCCTCGCCTCCGCCCCGGCGGTCGACGCGTTCGTCGCCTCCGGCTACGACGACAGCGAGTTCATCGA
- a CDS encoding MarR family winged helix-turn-helix transcriptional regulator, with the protein MAQQDAGPRRTPEPGPRGRAAERGNPERTPEHGSPGRDPVPGAAGQARGRGRGPLGLSEEALDREAEEVTVAVMAASRLIVALSARALASVDVALTLPQLRSLVALHTCGPIKLAAMAATLGVTPSTALRMAERLEGLGLTDRRVNPDNRREVVLRLTGAGEDLVERVLRHRRAEIRALVERLPAPQRAGLVPALTALATAAGGLDPASPRPTRRAAWQACSTIP; encoded by the coding sequence ATGGCCCAGCAGGACGCCGGCCCACGGCGGACCCCGGAACCGGGGCCGCGCGGGCGGGCTGCGGAGCGGGGAAACCCGGAGCGGACGCCGGAGCACGGGAGTCCGGGGCGGGACCCGGTGCCGGGGGCCGCGGGGCAGGCCCGGGGGCGGGGCCGGGGCCCGCTGGGTCTGTCGGAGGAGGCACTGGACCGGGAGGCGGAGGAGGTCACCGTCGCCGTGATGGCGGCCTCGCGGCTGATCGTCGCCCTCTCCGCCCGCGCCCTCGCCTCCGTCGACGTTGCGCTGACCCTTCCTCAACTGCGCTCCCTGGTCGCCCTGCACACCTGCGGCCCGATCAAGCTGGCCGCCATGGCCGCGACCCTGGGCGTCACCCCGTCCACCGCACTGCGCATGGCCGAACGCCTGGAGGGCCTCGGTCTGACCGACCGGCGGGTCAACCCGGACAACCGCCGCGAGGTCGTGCTCCGGCTGACCGGTGCCGGTGAGGATCTGGTGGAGCGCGTTCTCCGCCACCGCCGCGCGGAGATCCGGGCCCTGGTCGAGCGCCTGCCCGCACCCCAGCGCGCCGGCCTGGTCCCGGCCCTCACCGCGCTGGCGACGGCGGCCGGCGGCCTCGACCCGGCCTCGCCCCGACCGACGAGGCGGGCCGCCTGGCAGGCGTGCTCGACGATCCCCTGA
- a CDS encoding chloride channel protein, translating into MPGERSAPSSGGAVGSLLAQFLKVTTDERKALLVAGSAAGMAATFNAPLASILLAVELLLFEWRPRSYLPVAVAAVTATLVRGPLLGTKPLFAGAHVPDHIDLSAYGLCVVAGAAAGLLALGATALVYLSEDLFARLRVHWMWWPAIGGVIIGLGGLVEPRALGVGYDVIGALLTGHATTGLIVGILVVKTLIWGLSLGSGTSGGVLAPMFMVGGALGAAEALVFPHVSPGFWALVSLAGVLGGVMRSPLTGIVFCLELTHEVNALIPMVITASAAYLLSVVLLKRSVLTEKLARRGMHLTREYSVDPLEVHLVRQLETPVGVTFAAGRAAGEVTAELRAAHEAGDPEGLLAQRLYPVLDADGALAGVVTRGTLVHADPADATPLGELARPAVTAHPDETLRTLANRMAEREVTRLLVVTREPEPRLEGIVSLRHLLAARRIDLHEEHHAERVLTLRTRRRDPAPAAATS; encoded by the coding sequence ATGCCTGGAGAAAGATCGGCGCCGTCCAGCGGCGGTGCCGTCGGCTCGCTGCTGGCCCAGTTCCTCAAGGTCACCACGGACGAGCGCAAGGCCCTGCTGGTGGCCGGTTCCGCCGCCGGCATGGCCGCGACCTTCAACGCGCCGCTCGCCTCCATCCTGCTCGCGGTCGAGCTGCTGCTCTTCGAATGGCGGCCGCGCTCCTACCTGCCCGTCGCCGTCGCCGCCGTGACCGCCACCCTGGTTCGCGGTCCGCTGCTCGGCACCAAGCCCCTCTTCGCCGGCGCGCACGTGCCGGACCACATCGACCTGTCCGCGTACGGGCTGTGTGTCGTCGCGGGCGCCGCGGCCGGACTGCTCGCGCTGGGCGCCACCGCCCTCGTGTACCTCTCCGAGGACCTGTTCGCCAGGCTGCGCGTCCACTGGATGTGGTGGCCCGCGATCGGTGGTGTGATCATCGGCCTCGGCGGGCTCGTCGAGCCGCGTGCGCTGGGTGTGGGGTACGACGTCATCGGCGCGCTGCTGACCGGGCACGCCACGACCGGGCTGATCGTCGGCATCCTGGTCGTGAAGACCCTGATCTGGGGACTGTCGCTGGGCTCGGGCACCTCCGGCGGTGTTCTCGCGCCCATGTTCATGGTGGGCGGCGCGCTCGGCGCGGCCGAGGCCCTGGTCTTCCCGCACGTCAGCCCCGGCTTCTGGGCCCTGGTGTCGCTGGCGGGTGTGCTCGGCGGTGTCATGCGCTCCCCGCTCACCGGCATCGTCTTCTGCCTGGAGCTCACCCACGAGGTCAACGCCCTGATCCCGATGGTGATCACCGCGTCGGCCGCCTATCTGCTGTCGGTGGTGCTGCTGAAGCGCTCGGTGCTCACCGAGAAGCTCGCCCGGCGCGGCATGCACCTCACCCGCGAGTACTCCGTGGACCCGCTGGAGGTACATCTCGTACGGCAGTTGGAGACGCCCGTCGGCGTCACGTTCGCCGCCGGCCGCGCCGCCGGCGAGGTCACCGCCGAACTGCGCGCCGCGCACGAGGCGGGCGACCCCGAGGGGCTGCTCGCGCAGCGGCTGTACCCGGTCCTGGACGCGGACGGCGCTCTCGCCGGAGTCGTCACGCGCGGCACGCTCGTCCACGCCGACCCGGCCGACGCCACCCCGCTCGGCGAGCTGGCCCGGCCCGCGGTCACCGCGCACCCCGACGAGACCCTGCGCACGCTCGCCAACCGCATGGCCGAACGCGAGGTCACCCGGCTGCTGGTGGTCACCCGCGAGCCGGAGCCCCGCCTGGAGGGCATCGTCAGCCTGCGCCATCTGCTGGCCGCGCGCCGCATCGACCTGCACGAGGAGCACCACGCCGAGCGGGTCCTGACCCTGCGCACCCGGCGCCGCGACCCGGCCCCTGCAGCGGCCACCAGCTGA